A genomic window from Enoplosus armatus isolate fEnoArm2 chromosome 20, fEnoArm2.hap1, whole genome shotgun sequence includes:
- the LOC139303646 gene encoding uncharacterized protein — translation MPTGSSVVLELDNEDGLQGWNCHVYRGQRTNVIKLRLKNNSVNLAFEPNSLNVPETIFWCTDMAQRSNQITVRTSEKDVMLEMDPLPVTVGKSLTLRCRVWGTDRISHTVFYKDDAVILSSQSPTHQINNVTESAIGRYKCEATYTHVARTKGPPYQEVSDNQDLFVQAPSMRALLSANRGMSCTCPTCDTNDVSYRWYYKNDDGQPWKLMVSSEGFMMPKASGTYACRAVWNNRRSFLSNSYVYQPPISFILKVVIIVLAILGFAAVAFYIWYRNRNTTGPIYEDVALRSRDKDDDKYETLQKPRGEGEYDTLHPEAPGRERKEGEYQPLKREEMKDGVYHTLGMEGAGGGAGGYEALKKEGRKEGVYHTLGMEGAAGGAGGYEALKKEGRKEGVYHTLEMEGAGGGEGD, via the exons ATGCCAACTGGAAGTTCAGTTGTCCTGGAGCTTGACAATGAGGATGGTCTGCAGGGGTGGAACTGCCATGTCTATAGGGGACAGCGGACGAATGTGATTAAATTGAGGTTGAAGAACAACAGTGTGAATCTAGCCTTTGAACCCAACAGCCTAAATGTCCCCGAGACCATTTTCTGGTGTACTGATATGGCTCAACGTAGTAACCAAATCACAGTCAGGACCTCAG AGAAGGACGTAATGCTGGAAATGGATCCTCTGCCTGTTACAGTCGGGAAGAGTCTGACTCTGAGGTGCCGTGTCTGGGGCACAGACCGAATTAGCCACACTGTTTTCTACAAAGACGATGCAGTCATTCTTAGCAGCCAGAGTCCTACCCACCAAATCAATAACGTGACAGAATCTGCAATAGGAAGATATAAGTGTGAAGCCACCTACACACACGTGGCCCGCACTAAAGGGCCCCCATACCAAGAGGTTTCTGATAATCAAGATCTGTTTGTCCAAG CTCCTTCTATGAGGGCGCTTCTCTCTGCAAACAGGGGCATGTCGTGTACTTGTCCAACTTGTGATACCAATGATGTCTCCTATCGTTGGTACTACAAGAATGATGATGGTCAGCCATGGAAACTTATGGTTTCCAGCGAAGGATTCATGATGCCAAAAGCGAGTGGTACTTATGCATGTCGAGCTGTGTGGAACAACAGGAGGTCTTTTCTCAGCAACAGCTATGTTT aTCAACCTCCAATCAGTTTCATTCTTAAAGTTGTGATCATCGTGTTGGCGATTCTAGGTTTCGCAGCTGTAGCTTTTTATATATGGTATAGGAACAGAAATACCACAG GACCAATTTACGAGGATGTGGCACTGAGGTCACGAGACAAAGATGACGACAAATACGAGACGCTGCAGAAACCACGTGGTGAGGGCGAGTACGACACCCTTCACCCAGAAGCAccgggcagagagaggaaagagggtgAATATCAACCactgaagagagaggaaatgaaagatgGGGTATACCACACCCTGGGGATGGAGGGggcaggtggaggagcagggggaTACGAAGCActgaagaaagagggaaggaaagagggggTATACCACACCCTGGGGATGGAgggggcagcaggaggagcagggggatACGAAGCActgaagaaagagggaaggaaagagggggTATACCACACCCTGGAGATGGAGggggcaggtggaggagagggagactaA